The genomic interval attattttttaattttatgaagcaatttttataaatcatgctCTTGGTATGTTAGGTGAAAAGAAGAGTTACAGAAATGGACATGAAATAGAATCTGAATTtcttaaatgtgtgtgtatatgtgtgtttatctAAAATAAACATCATCAAATTGTGAATGATGATTATCTCTGGATGGTGGCATCattggtcatttttatttttgtttctttgtatgtttctTCTTCAATTAATAAGTATAATGTTACATCAGAaaaaacagcatgaaaaaaattaaagctagaTGTATTTATAAGTAAAGAAATGTCTACGTAGGACAATATAAATATAAGGAACTATATAAATATATCCTTATAAAATGGATAAGTAAGTCTAAGGGAATTTTAATTCTCTTTGAAAGTGTATGTTAAGCTTTTAAGCAATGCTGATATAAAATCCTTTGAACAGCCACCGTTATGGGTGATGATCTTGCCCTCATCTACACAACTCCttaatgtttcattttctgtCCGTCTCCAGGTATATCCATGCCAATACCAGTTTTTGGGCTCCAGGATGATTCCAAGGTCTTTAAGGAAGGGAGCTGCTTACTCGCTGATGATAACTTTGTCCTGATCGGctcttttgtatcattttttattcCCTTAACCATCATGGTGATCACCTACTTTCTAACCATCAAGTCACTCCAGAAAGAAGCTACTCTGTGTGTGAGTGATCCTGGAACGCGGGCCAAATTAGCTTCTTTCAGCTTTCTCCCTCAGAGCTCCCTGTCTTCAGAAAAGCTCTTCCAGCGGTCCATCCACAGGGAGCCAGGCTCCTACGGCCGGAGGACAATGCAGTCCATCAGCAACGAGCAGAAGGCCTGCAAGGTGCTGGGCATCGTCTTCTTTCTGTTTGTGGTGATGTGGTGCCCCTTCTTCATCACCAACATAATGGCCGTCATCTGCAAAGAGTCCTGCAACGAGGATGTCATCGGAGCCCTGCTCAATGTGTTCGTCTGGATCGGTTACCTCTCCTCAGCCGTCAACCCGCTGGTGTACACACTGTTCAACAAGACCTATAGGTCAGCCTTTTCAAGGTACATTCAGTGTCagtacaaggaaaataaaaaaccacTGCAGTTAATTTTAGTGAACACTATACCAGCCTTGGCCTACAAGTCCAGTCAGCTCCAAATGGGACAAAGGAAGAATTCAAAGAAAGATGACAAGACGACAGATAACGACTGCACTATGGTTGCTCTAGGAAAACAGCATTCAGAAGGCACTCCTACAGACAGTATCAACACAGTGAATGAAAAGGTTAGCTGTGTGTGATGGACTGGCTGCCATGGCAACCGTGGAGTGCACACTGAGCGAGTTTTCACCTATCTGGaagggaaaagcaaaaagaaaaaagaaaaaacatagggAGGCTGGAAAAAACTAGGCCAGTCTAGTGGAATCAACAATAGTATCTATATGCCTCATTTTATTTTGTCAATGAAAAGCAGGATTCACAAAACGTGCACTTCAAATATTCTGACAGCATTTCAGCTGTGAGCTTtatgatattatttttaacattgtaAATGACATGTCTTTAATTAGCTTTTATTGTATAATTATAATGAGGccataaataaatctaaattaaCTTCTATTTTCAAGTGGAAACCTTGCTATTTACTATGTTGTTAATTGATGGCATGAGTTGGTCACTTACTGCTGTAAATAAAAATAGCTCTAAATAGTGAAACATCTGTTGACTATAATGGCCTCCTAAATAAAGATAAATTCTCTTTAAGACTTACCATGATACATAttttgaacaacaacaaaaagacaccAAGGACAGTGTTACAAAATCTGTCTTATTAAGATACTTAAATGAGATACTTGACAACTTTTTCATTCCCACTTTTTCACAGatgccattttgaaatatttacaaagtTGCTGGCATTTGCTGCACTTCAAGTTAATTCTTCTCagaagtgaaagattttaaatgttatttagtAACTTCTGCTGCTTTATTCTGAATTTCCAGCGTGGTCTTGTTTAGTGTTTGCTCTACTAGGTAAACTATCAAACGGATAATCAAAAATTACCAAATACATTTCTAGAAACTGCTTCTCCTAAACAGCACCGTAGAAATGTTTGGTAACTTGCTCTTTAATGGCTGCGTTGTGCATGTGCTCCTCCGAGCAGTAGGCAGTATTGATGTAACTGCGTCAGGACTGAGGAAATGAGCTCAGGTTTTTGGCTACTGACAGCAGTAGAGTCTTAGGACATCTCTGTAAAACGCAGGTGACCCTGCTGTTGGCACCCATCAGATAAACGGAGGCTTTCAAATCAATCTATATTATTTACTAAAACTGTTCAGCTTTGGACTCACAATTGTCTACTGAATGGACACACTGTGTGAAGAAATCTCCTGGGTACtaaggatataaaaataattaaaacaagatCTTTGCCTTTAAAGAAAATGACCTAACTGGAATGGTTCTTATCAAAAATAGTCATTAACAGACTTATTCTGAGAATCAGTTCAACTTATTTCCTTCTCACCTGGTTCAGAAACAGGTTTGTTTCAACTCTGAGGATTTCTCAGTTAAGTTTCTTGACTAGTTGCCAATGAATACCAACCAACCAAAGGGAGGGGGAAATACCACTTAAGGTTAAAGCTTGGAATTAGTTTAGAAATACACACTTCAACTTGGACTCCAACTATGACTACCAAAGTTTCAAGCaaaatttttgttccattttcctaAAGATGAATTAACTAATTATATGCTGATGCTGGattttcccctccaaaaaaaaaagcagtaatatAATATTTTGTAGAAAAGTTTGTTAAAGAAAGACAGAGAGTAATAGCAGTTGATTCACCTGGCTATTATTTTAGGTTGAATTGCACATTCTTATTGGAGTAGATGTTCAAAATGTGCGTTCAATACTGAAGCATTTCTATTGAATGAGAAATCATTTTTTGCTCTatgccatttggaaaaaaaaattatatatttgaaaactaAACAATGTGGGAGGTACCCTTGGGTATTTGGAAATGCATTAGGGCTATCCTAATTATGTGCTTCTAGCTACATTGGAAGGTGTTTTTTTCAAAGCTAGAATTTACATTAAGCCACTAGTATCTGGGCTGCATTTGAGCTGAACTATTTTCATGATTATACCACATGAActgataaaaatacaaatgttaaAAAGTCTGTGCTCAACTGTATTTTGCCTTAGTTTATAACTCTGCACATCTCATTATATATTAGAGAAGAGACTACAGATTCTACACCCATATACTCAGTCTTGATCAGAATGAACATAAATACTGCCTGGTATGTCTTCTGACTACATATATATTACAGATGTGTATGCTTTTTCTCTCCATGACTATCTATTCAAGTGTATATAGACAAACATGTATCTGTATACTTGTTCAGACATGTTCCCATGCactttattcaatatttatatatttatatggaggaAAAGCAAGagtcatgaatgaaaacactcaGTATATACACATGTGTGCATGTTTGTTTTGTGtcaatttaaatgtgaatttcatgtTCTAATGTTTCTATGACCTTCCATTGCTGTCAAAGCAGATTAAAATGTGCCAGAAGTATCAGGTCTTTAAATAAACTGGAAGTTGACCTAATTTTGTGGGGAGACTTTAACAGAATTCTATGAGGGTGGTGAAAGCAATGATCCTTATACATATTTGACAGACTCTAAGTAAAATGGTACCTTTGGGCCCTTTGTTTAGTCTGGGGATTTTGTGACTGTGAAGGCTTTTTAAACACACCCCTCACCCCAGTGAAACAGACCTTGACTTATTTATGGATCTATGATTAAAGGACTCACTCCCagtcaatattattaaaatagagTGACCAACCTTATTCTACCTTAAGTTGAACGGTAGATTCTtctacatttaaagaattaagcGCCAAAATTAGGGAAAATTCTCAGTTTAAAGCATACTTAATCTACTTGGGCACAGCACCATCTCATGGTCATTTTTTGAAGTGCTACCGTAGCCAAATTGAACTAACTCTACTATTGCTTTTGGCAAAGGGTGCTTCTTCCATTTGTGCATCAatgaaacatatttataaaatgtcaaaTTATTCTGTGCCACATGTAACAAACACAGTGaagattattttatgtaattattttagtCAAGGCTATTCTAAAAGATTTCAAGAATGTAAATAAAGAATactcaaaaataaatgcaattttgTGAGTCTATAGCTGTGTCTGCTAAAGAGAGTTGCCTGAAACTTTCCAGGTCatcaggctggaaactcaggtatcACCCAGGTATTTTGAGAGGATAGAGCTGTGCTTCTGGAGCTGTCACAAAGCTAGGATCCACCTGGCTGAATCAGATTTATGGCCACGATCCAGCTTCTAGCTAGCTGTAGCAGACAAATGCTCCACGTTTGAGGACTGCGTCTGGTTCCACCTGTGGGGACACCTGTACAGGTATACCCCAAGACAAGCACAGGTGCATTTACACACAATAAACCAAGGAGACACCATATTATTGAATAAACTGGAAAGTTGCCCTGATTCATTATTTCACTTCTAAATGTAGGAAAAGGGAAACAGGGAGAGTAGGTATCTTTTCCAGGTGTTCATGGCTCCATGTATCGAGTGCCTACTGCGGTTCAGGCATTAAGCTGGTTGCTTTGCTTACTTTACCTGATGGGATCCTCACAACAGCCTACAAGGTAGGTATTACTGTTCCCTCTttttcatagatgaagaaactgagattcagagcaGTTAGTAacatgcctgaggtcacacagctggcaagaaAAGTGGCGAGTGCAAGCCTGGGTCATCTGACTCTGAAGCATAAACTCTTTCCCCTCCTCAGTTTGGTACAGGAGAAAGAGCACTGGGCTCAGAACCAAAAGATGCAAGTTCCCATCTTAGCTTCCCTGCGCACTGTTTAGATGagcttggacaagtcacttaacaaCTGCTTCAATTTCATTGTCTCTCAGATGGAACTACTAGTACCTGGCTAACTGACAACATTGCTTAAGTGAGATCATGGCTGTGGCTCTGCTTGATAACCTGTAAAACACGATGACAATGTTTATAAATgtgttattaaaaagaaaaaagttaagccTCTGCATATTATTAGCCATCAGAGCAAATTCTAGACAAAAGGGTCAGAAAGGCAATATTATTATTCAGCAGCTTCTACCATtctttccccaaatgcttctcattttttttttacatctttttgctTCTGCTTTTTCCTCACAGTACTGCAGAGTTCCCTTTGtgggtcctcttttttttttcctgcttttatcaAAACTTACTTTATGTCCCATTCCATCAGGTTTCTCCTTTCTGCTAGAGCACTAATAAATAATTCAAGCTGACAGCCCACTGTCTATCACTGAGATCCATTTAGCCATTCACCACGAAGATAATCCAAAAGGCGGAAACCAAAGGCAAAAATTTTAGGCACCAGGGAGACAAGTGATAAGGAAATTTGAGGGCAAGAAACATTTTCCTGGTATCTCTCAAGTGACCCACAGAGAAACAAGTAGCTTCAGACAGTTTATAAAGTTTTATGACTTAACACTGAATTTTAAcctataataataatgatgattttGAAAACATCAGACTTTAAAGATTTCATTCTAAACTGAGAACATTAATAACATTACTAAGCTTTTCCTCAAGTTTTATAGTCAATGAATATCTGCTCCAGTAAATATGCAGTATGACAAAACTTCTTGGttaatttttgattatttttataggTGGCTTGCAAAAACGAACGGCTTCCTTATTTTCTCTCAATGGTATTCACATCAATCTGcgctcttttcttcctttttgatatttttaacacCAGTATATCCACCTGAGCCAATCCATTATGAGAACTTTTTAATGTCTAGTTGGAGCTTCAGGATTTGACGTGACCCCATTGGAGCAGAAGACTGAGGCAGTAAACCTAGGTCTGCTGCTACTACCTGACCATGGACAAGTCAAAGCCTCTTTTCCCTCAAGTGTACAATGAAGGACTTAAGAGTCAGTGAGCTTTGCAGGGTCTAGGTCTATGCTTCTATGAATGCTAGGGAGTCCCGTCAAGGCTTTGATGAACCTAGACACAGCTTCATGTGCAAAGAATATTCTGAAACACACAATTCTCAATTTCTCTTAAATTCTTtagatgaatttcaaataaatgacagctctaaattttatatggaaatcTACAAGAAATATCAAATTGTTAACAATTTAAGGAGCTTCTAAGGTATAAGACCAAGAGTCAGATATCAACATAAAGGATTCCTGCTATGGCATTTTTCCCATAGTCAGCCTCTCTTCTGCTCAGTTTCTAGATGCTCCAGGATAGTGGGTTGCTCCTTTTAACAGTGCCCAGGTTTCCTGAAGATTAAGTGCTCCCACTATTTCAGTTCAATTTCCTTGAAGGATTAAAATTTAAAGGCCCAGATAGATTTAGAATTCACACTACAGAGAAGATCTCTTCTTTAGAAACTAGATTTTTGTTGAAACTGAGCCAAAGtcctttaagtttttatttataatcaaGATTATGAGGTCTTAAAAGTGTGTTTATTCTGGCTCCTAGAGAACAGCACAATCCGTGCTTCCTATCCtacatttatttcatatattgaaaGGTAATAATATGCCATTACTCAAATGGTTTTGTCTTGCTTGAGGTGACCCCCAGTGCAGAGCTGAGACAAGAACTTGGGTGCAGGTTGTTTATGTGGGAAGTGGTTCCAGGAAGCAGACAGCAGTAGAGAAGAAGTAAAAGTCTAAGTAATCGTGTGGTATCAAGGATGCTGAAGACAATGAGGACCCAGTTCCACTAGCAGTAGATGACTTGGAACTCTGAAACACAGGTACAACTAAAATCAAAGGTGGGCCAAAGGTACCTGGTCGAGAACTTGCATGAATGTTTTAACCAGCTGGTGATTAATCATAGTCTTGAAAATCATTATGCCTCCTCAATAGAAAGTGGTATTATTAGGGTTAGTAACAATTTtcaaataaacatatattcataGTATACAATCACGTCTAAACGTATTCCTGAGACCCTCTGACCAGCACACATGTTTTATACAGAATCAAATTTAGAAGCATACTGCAGATAATTCCTTCCAACTAAGACAGTTATGGTCAGCCATCATCATTCCTTCAGGAACTttagaagacttaaacaagcactCTATAGTCCAAACATGTAAATGATAAATTCTTCATATGAGTTCCATTTATTTAGTGTTAAGTGATTGATCTAAACTATTGAAATGGGATGAACAAAAAGAAACATAGTCAATACATTTAAGAACTAGGGGAGCTTAGATACCACGGAGTTCAGGCTCCTCATTTAGTGGAAGTGGTGATGAAGAGCCAGAAAACTTAGAGAAATTATCCAAGATCACCTGGACAAGCAACATTCAAGTTAGCAAAGAGATTAAAGCCTCCCTCTTGGTACCCAATCTCTACTTTTACCCTTTGATATGAAAAAATGGATCTAAGAAGGGCCCACTGGTTTATGGTCCATATGGTCTCTTTGGTCATATtaccaaaaatatatttaaattaggtTGAGGGACCAATGTTGCAAGCTCACTTATTCTTTTAACAGGTTTTGTTAGTGAGGGTCTACGATCTGCATGCTATACCTAAGATATTCATTGTGGGAAGTTTGGGGATAGAATTACTCTTTGAAAAAATACTAGAATAAGATGTTTCAAGAGGAATTATCCTGTCCTCTTTataaaattcatgtttattttgTTGAATTCACCAGATTTGTCACAGATTAGCCCAGTTAATATGTGGATAACTTGACACACCTACGCAATGATGCCTCTTGAGAGACTGCATCTGATAGACAGATATCCCCCGAGGCAATGCTACCACCCTGATGCTAATGCTTCAGTGACTGGAGATCCTAGTGTAAAGCAGATTTACGTGGGCCACTGGCAAAAGTGTTAAGAATATAGCATCTGGAAAttagttttaaagggaaaaaaacaaaaaattagaacATTCAATATCACTATTTCCAGGCTCCACTACTAGAGCTCTGCATTCTAAGCTTCACAATGGGGTATACAAAAAAGAACAGCCAAAAGATGAGAATTAAGTCAacataaaaaaaagcaaaccaagaAGTACTttttaaacagaacaaaaaaggaaataaaaaagaaataaagaaataataaaactcaaaactaatttgcttagcatgcacacatCTAATAATTTGTCCCTCTGACCTCTAAAAAATgagatataaatatttcatttctaaaGTTGAGATGGtggtttattttctgatttatcaGGAAAGCAGGAAATAGTTATTCATGAGTGATTTTGAGTATAACAAATTTAGGTAAACTAAACATTTTtaagactgaagagaaagaagagtgaTTTGCATGAAAATGTCATATTATATCCAGCCTTCAAATGCAATCACCAGAGAACATGGCTATGATTAATTCATCCCTACACTTCTCTGCAGTGGAACATGGAAGCTATGACTCATGTTTGGTCCTCTACCCGTTCACCAGATGGATCAGATCAAGTCCAGACACCTATTAGGACAAATCAAAGGAATAAATCTTGTCAAACTCAGAATTATAATCATAATCATGACACAAATATCATTATCTCAATTTATATTAAGCATGATAAATAAAACATTGACGCTCTATAggtaaatttatataatattctgcCTTAAGAAACTTGTTTTAATGCCTTTGAAAGACAAATTATTTCCCCTCTGGagaagattattttttatttgaatttagtAACAACTTATGTTGCTAATGGCTTTGGTGGTCACACTTGGTTCTAAGAATTCAGGTAAAGTACAACTACCCACTTATAGGTAGATCATAATGTGTATATAAAGCATAAATTAGCAATGTTTTGACATTAATTTTGGAACAAAGTAATTAAGTCCAGAAACATCAGTCTACCTCCCTTACTATaggagagaaagcagaagaaatgtAAAAGGAAGATACAGATGtcaacatttatttacatttcacaACTATTCTGTGCTAAGGGCTTTCACATACATAATCACAATGACATCTACTTATGTATCATTGcaaccaatgaggaaactgagtctcagagggaAACTTGCCCAATTTCACCAACTAATCAGGATTCAAGTGCAGATCCCTATGTCTGTTTTTACTGATCCCTGTTTCCACTGTGAGAAAGAtcaaaaaacattttctataaaaaggaaaatggtgTATATTTCAGGTGTTGTGGACCATACAATCTGTCACAACCATTCAACTCTGCTGTTGCAGTGctgaagcagccacagacaataagCAAATGAGAGGATGCAACTCTCTTCCAGTAAGACTGtttttacaaaaacaggctgTGGGCCAGACAAATCCTGTTGGCCATAGTTACCAATTTCTGGACTACACCATCCAAcaagaacaataataataatcacaactaatacaacactgtaaccTACACGACTACTACCATCACAACGGTTTATCTGAGCCTTCACTGAATGCCCAGTATTGTGCTCAGAGTATCCAGCACTGTGTCTAGTGAATAGTTTATCTGAAAAAAGGGAGAATCTATTGACTCACTATTCTGGTAAGGGTTGCCATCCCTTTCAAATAGAACTcccatttctttacattttttttccttctaacacAACCATTTCCAATGTCCTGTTACCTAGTCTATAAAACAGAACCTTCACACTTCAAAGAATGTTACCCGAAAGTGAGCCAGCCAATTTTCTCTTATGGGACAACCTGCAAAAGAGTCATTGttcaaaaatacagaataatACGCAACCCGGGAAACACAACAGACACGAGGTAACCCAAACTCAGTGATGCTTTTCTAACACTTGCCCTGGGAATCATGATTTGATGACCTCGACAAGCAACCACAGCGCACTGTGCTTAAAACAGCCATGTTGCAATGCAAAGAAAATTAGACAATTCAGGAGGAAAAATCTGCCAAGCCTCAGAGAGGAGAAGATCATTGAGTACCGGAATTAGAAACATTTCTGTCATTGGGCTGACATAGTCCTCCAACCAGCTGATCCCCTGATGGTATGAAGACACACCTAGGAGAGGAAAGACACACAGTGGCACAAGTACTCTCAGTCCTCAGTTAAGTTGCCCAATTTATACTTGTGAGTAGAGACAAGCATGAATGTaattatttacaaaccaaaactcTGAGAAGAAATGAGGGAATTAACTATACAACATTAGTAAAAGTAAGCTAATAAGGTATTTCCCCCTTGCAATGCAGTAAGAATTGAGTTATTCCATATTCCTTAGGTTCACAACAACAAGAAGTTACATAACACAGCTTAGGAACTTTATCCTAGTGCATTTTACAATGACTCAAAGTTCATGGTAAGGCCATTATGGGGAGGGTGTATTTTAAATCTAATGCTAAAAGGTTTAGGAAAATGTTAGAAAGAGCATGGGCTTAGGAATTACATAAACATACATGACTTCATATTCTGCCTCTACTATTTACTGGCTgtatgaaaaaattatttaacctctgtgAGTCCCCTCTGTTAAGTGGGGAAGATAATACGTTGTGGAGCTGTAAGAATTCAAGGTAGATCCTTGAACAGATTTGGCCAATTATAGAACATACAATGACATTACTAACTACAGAGCAAAGAGGTAACTGCTTGTTACGAGGACCTGCCTGACTTTCTCCCACAGAAAGAGGGacaaaaataaaggcaaagggACCTCCAGAGTTAATAAACCACAGGGAAAATTTACACACGAGGTTTGGCAGCTTCTCAACTGGAAAGGGTGGTCACCTTGTCATCCgtattttgtttatataataGGATgagttaccaagggggaaaaaaaccctactattgtttggggttttgttggggttttttggggtttttttgttttgttttgttttgtttttaccagtATGGACTTTAAAAGGAGACATCTCCTTTCCTTACCAGCACCTGTCTCTGAAGGTCCGGGGCTCCTTCCCAGTCGGGGCTGGTAAACAGGCCTGTTTCAGGCCCACGGAGGTTGTGTCACATCAGATGCAGAGAGGATGGGGACAGTGCTCTAAACTGCAGTTGGGGGTGACAGTGCACGCCAAGGCTGCCCTGAGACTCAGAAAACTTCAAGGGGGAACACTTCTATGAGAGAGAAAGATCTGCACTCTGCCCCGTCCAGGACCCTCTGGACGTTAGCAAGCCCTCTATCAGGCTGGCACTGAGTGGCAGAGAACAGAAAATCAGACACCTTGCCGGAAGGACTCCAGGTCTGATGCTGGTATGGAAGGAGTGAGGCTCCCAGCCTCCTGCTGGCACAGTCGTAGACATGGGCATCTCAAAGTCTCTGGACTATGACCTCTGGATTCTTCTAAAGGGGATGGCTCCCTGGCAACAGTGACCAAACCGAACTTTTCACCAACCTTTGTAGGGGGAAAAGGGAAATCAGgcccagatttatttttttatttagaaaaataggtGACTTTTTGGCTCTCAAGTGTCATTgtataaaatggtaataaaaaggaagaatgagGGGAAGTTAcatttccttttcaaatctgtCTTTTGATGATACAGCAGACTGTCAGTCCTGCCTGCCCATGCAGGAGGCCTCATTCTCATCAAGTTAACGTGTGCATGGGCAGAGCAATCCTGTTCTAACAGAAGAATCCTTACACTGTGGCTGACAGTTTCTTGGCATCAGCTGTCCAACAATCTCAGCATTTTAGAGCAGACCTATGAAGAGAAATGAGTGAAAAGAGCTTCTGAGTAGCCACAGACACAACTCTGCCCTTTGTTCCACAGAAAATGCCCTCAAACCCTGAAGCAGAGTCAGCCCATCGAGGAAATGAGCAACATTCTCTCACCCATGACTTTCATAAACTTGAAGTCCCAGGCACCTCGAGATTATTGTGAGGATCAAGGGATGCTGGACTGGAAGTTACTGTGGACTGGCTCCTTGTTACAAAACAGATTAAGAACAGCTGAGCTATGTGACTGCCATTGAAAAAAGCAGACAGGAAAACTACAAATTGGTAGTGGAAGAAAGTCACCTCAGGTCTGAGGGTTTCATTCCTGGCTACAAATCTTGCATGCTTCAGAAGCCCCCAGCACAATGGTTCCCATTCTCCAGAATGCCTTGAGAGTTGGTTTGAAGTGCAGATTCCAGAGCCCCCTTCCAGAATTCTCTTTGGGGCCGGTGAGGGTTGGGCCCaggaatgtgaattttttttataaaacccTGGGTGTTTCTTCAACAGTTAGTCCTGGGACCACTTTTCAGGAAACACTGACCTGTAGGTATAACCGCACTCCAGCTATTCATTCCttcaactaacatttattaaaaacacaccCAGGTACTGAGTTGGATGTTGGGAATTCGGAGATGACAGaggcatggtccctgccctcaggaagacCAGAGTCTagtcagaaatacagaaaaggtaaatactactcagccataaaaaccgacaacataatgccatttgcagcaacatggatgctcctggagaatgtcattctaagtgaagtaagccagaaagagaaagaaaaataccatatgagatcactcatatgtggaatctaaaaaacaaaaacaaacaaacaaaaacaaagcgtaaataaaggacagaaacagactcacagacagagaatacagacttgtggttaccaggggggtggagggtgggaagggatagactgggatttcaaaattgtagaatagactacactgaattaaaataaaataaaaaaaataaataaaaaaaagaaaaggtaaataaaatctGCAATAGTGTCATCAGAGCTATGCAGGCACCTATTTAATATATACCAGACACTCTGGCaacacaaagaaaagaatgataaacTCTACGTCAGTAAGGCTGAGAAGCTTTCACTGATGAGATGTTTGAGTTGCACCATGAACAATGAGTATGAATTCACCAAGCTGACCTGAGAGAAGGGCATTTAAATAACAGATGAGCCCAGAAGTGTGGCAAGTGAGGACTTCAGTGGACCGTAAGTCATACACtgagagtgaaggagggagagtgAGCAGCAGAAAACAAGGTGGAACTGTACAGGTAGGGGTGGGATCAAAGAGACCCTAAATTGCAAACTTTCACATTGGGAGTCTCTCCTGTGGGTGGTGGGGAGCCACTGACCGATTAGCGAGATAACATGTAATCATATTTGTACCTTTGATCACTCAGGTGCCAGTGGGAAGC from Camelus bactrianus isolate YW-2024 breed Bactrian camel chromosome 14, ASM4877302v1, whole genome shotgun sequence carries:
- the HTR2A gene encoding 5-hydroxytryptamine receptor 2A, with protein sequence MDILCEENTSLSSATNSLMQLHDDTRLYNKDLNSGEANTSDAFNWTVDSENRTNLSCEGCLSPTCFSLLHLQEKNWSALLTAVVIILTIAGNILVIMAVSLEKKLQNATNYFLMSLAIADMLLGFLVMPVSMLTILYGYRWPLPSKLCAVWIYLDVLFSTASIMHLCAISLDRYVAIQNPIHHSRFNSRTKAFLKIIAVWTISVGISMPIPVFGLQDDSKVFKEGSCLLADDNFVLIGSFVSFFIPLTIMVITYFLTIKSLQKEATLCVSDPGTRAKLASFSFLPQSSLSSEKLFQRSIHREPGSYGRRTMQSISNEQKACKVLGIVFFLFVVMWCPFFITNIMAVICKESCNEDVIGALLNVFVWIGYLSSAVNPLVYTLFNKTYRSAFSRYIQCQYKENKKPLQLILVNTIPALAYKSSQLQMGQRKNSKKDDKTTDNDCTMVALGKQHSEGTPTDSINTVNEKVSCV